The following are from one region of the Stenotrophomonas lactitubi genome:
- a CDS encoding sigma-70 family RNA polymerase sigma factor: MYRPPASPSLSFDTARIVSSSQQPSNEPTNWNGEMDGVARLRDRDCFMRIYDHFMPRLCIYLRGLGAPAAVAEELAQECLLRLWLRASEFDPAQGALSTWLYRIGRNLHIDRVRRERSWMQVQEAVEDAAAGDVSERSSAEQFADHARLRQRINELPATQARLVRMSYFEAKSHSEIAQALGMPLGTVKSHLRRAFLQLQSKVGGAS; the protein is encoded by the coding sequence ATGTACCGTCCTCCCGCCAGCCCCTCTCTTTCCTTTGACACCGCGCGGATCGTGTCCAGTTCACAGCAGCCCAGCAACGAGCCGACGAACTGGAATGGCGAGATGGACGGCGTCGCCCGGCTGCGCGACCGTGACTGTTTCATGCGCATCTACGACCATTTCATGCCGCGCCTGTGCATCTACCTGCGCGGCCTTGGCGCACCTGCGGCGGTGGCCGAAGAACTGGCCCAGGAGTGCCTGCTGCGCCTGTGGCTGCGCGCGTCCGAATTCGATCCTGCGCAGGGCGCGCTGAGCACCTGGCTGTACCGCATCGGCCGCAACCTGCACATCGACCGCGTGCGCCGTGAGCGCAGCTGGATGCAGGTGCAGGAGGCGGTGGAGGATGCTGCCGCTGGAGATGTCAGCGAACGCAGCAGCGCCGAACAGTTTGCCGATCATGCCCGTCTGCGCCAGCGTATCAACGAGTTGCCGGCCACACAGGCGCGCCTGGTGCGGATGTCCTATTTCGAGGCCAAGAGCCACAGCGAGATCGCACAGGCGCTGGGCATGCCGCTGGGTACGGTCAAGTCGCACCTGCGACGAGCGTTCCTGCAGTTGCAGTCGAAGGTCGGGGGTGCATCATGA
- a CDS encoding ChrR family anti-sigma-E factor: MNPHHHLHESTLMSYAAGALPTPLSIVAGTHLEQCPHCRQRLREAEAIGAALLEQTQPPAAEARRAGLRDAMLAQLGEDHAGIVSSPLRSMPPERPEADPDHLPKSLHPYFGDSLGRLHWRWMAPGVHCIRAEQMPSLIMLKIAPGKCLPMHSHGRSELTQILRGSYNDALGLFAPGDVADLDEDVEHQPVTAPGVPCICVSALDAPLVFSGWLARKIQRFVKL; encoded by the coding sequence ATGAATCCGCACCATCACCTGCATGAGTCGACGTTGATGAGCTACGCCGCCGGCGCCCTGCCGACGCCCTTGAGCATCGTCGCCGGCACGCATCTGGAACAGTGCCCGCACTGCCGCCAGCGCCTGCGCGAAGCGGAGGCCATCGGTGCCGCACTGCTGGAGCAGACCCAGCCGCCGGCAGCTGAGGCGCGGCGGGCAGGGCTGCGCGACGCAATGCTTGCGCAGCTCGGTGAGGACCACGCCGGCATCGTATCGAGCCCGCTGCGGTCGATGCCGCCGGAACGGCCCGAGGCCGATCCGGACCATCTGCCGAAGTCGCTGCATCCTTACTTTGGCGATTCGCTGGGTCGGCTGCACTGGCGCTGGATGGCCCCCGGTGTGCATTGCATCCGCGCCGAGCAGATGCCTTCGCTGATCATGTTGAAGATCGCGCCGGGCAAATGCCTGCCGATGCATAGCCACGGCCGCAGCGAACTGACCCAGATCCTGCGAGGCTCCTACAATGATGCGCTGGGGCTGTTCGCGCCCGGCGATGTTGCAGACCTGGACGAGGACGTCGAGCACCAGCCGGTAACGGCGCCTGGTGTACCGTGTATCTGCGTTTCCGCGCTGGACGCGCCGCTGGTGTTCAGCGGTTGGCTGGCCCGAAAAATCCAGCGCTTCGTCAAACTCTAG
- a CDS encoding acyl-CoA desaturase — MASAAPPLRRRSRLLRTFQRWFDTDAGSEAAADGGQGDRIDWLRALPFALLHVACLGVIWVGVSWTAVAVAVFLYAIRMFAITAFYHRYFSHRTFEASRTVQFVFAVIGAASVQRGPLWWAAHHRHHHRHADQPQDPHSPRQGGFWRSHMGWFLTRGAFATDLQRIPDLAKYPELRWLDRFDTVVPVLLAAALYGLGAVLERVAPALHTSGPQLLVWGFFISTVVLFHATVTINSLAHRFGRRRFETRDDSRNNLWLALLTFGEGWHNNHHFFPGTARQGFRWWEIDISWYGLRVMAALGLVKGLKPIPAWVLAKARH; from the coding sequence ATGGCATCCGCAGCGCCTCCACTCCGCAGACGTTCGCGCCTGTTGCGTACCTTCCAGCGCTGGTTCGATACCGATGCCGGAAGCGAAGCGGCGGCCGACGGTGGCCAGGGTGACCGCATCGACTGGCTGCGCGCCCTGCCCTTCGCGCTGCTGCATGTGGCCTGCCTCGGGGTGATCTGGGTAGGCGTGTCCTGGACGGCCGTCGCGGTCGCGGTGTTCCTGTACGCGATCAGGATGTTCGCCATCACCGCGTTCTATCACCGCTACTTCTCTCACCGTACCTTCGAGGCATCGCGCACCGTGCAGTTCGTGTTCGCGGTCATCGGTGCCGCCAGCGTGCAGCGTGGCCCCCTCTGGTGGGCAGCCCACCACCGCCATCACCACCGCCACGCGGATCAACCGCAGGACCCGCACTCCCCTCGCCAGGGCGGATTCTGGCGCAGCCACATGGGATGGTTCCTCACCCGCGGCGCCTTTGCCACCGATCTGCAGCGCATTCCCGATCTGGCCAAATACCCTGAGCTGCGCTGGCTGGACCGGTTCGACACCGTGGTTCCGGTGTTGCTGGCCGCTGCCTTGTACGGCCTCGGTGCGGTACTGGAGCGCGTGGCCCCGGCCTTGCATACCTCCGGCCCACAGCTGCTGGTCTGGGGCTTCTTCATCTCCACCGTCGTGCTGTTCCATGCCACGGTCACCATCAATTCGTTGGCGCACCGCTTCGGCCGGCGCCGCTTCGAGACCCGCGATGACAGCCGCAACAACCTGTGGCTGGCCCTGCTGACCTTCGGCGAGGGCTGGCACAACAACCATCACTTCTTCCCCGGCACCGCGCGCCAGGGCTTCCGCTGGTGGGAGATCGACATCAGCTGGTATGGCCTGCGGGTGATGGCCGCGCTGGGCCTGGTGAAGGGCCTCAAGCCGATCCCGGCCTGGGTATTGGCCAAGGCGAG
- a CDS encoding NAD(P)H-binding protein, with protein MHETRPLRILLTGATGLVGQGVARACLASPQVARTAALVRSKAGLDARIEQIVLADFQQARNVSPQLAGFDACFYCAGAPPVGTAEDEYRKVTLDATLAVAAAWAEANPDGRFLYVSGAHANPHSRIMPLRIKGETEAALAQLAVRTVMLRPAGVRPVAGTGTRHAALKPLYRFGGPLMAAAGRVLPSLVTSNEAIGRAMIVLATMPDPPAVLECAQINRLGSASAG; from the coding sequence ATGCACGAAACACGCCCGCTGCGGATTCTGCTGACCGGTGCAACCGGACTGGTCGGGCAGGGCGTTGCCCGTGCCTGCCTCGCTTCGCCGCAGGTTGCGCGGACCGCAGCCTTGGTCCGCAGCAAGGCCGGGCTGGACGCTCGAATCGAGCAGATCGTGCTCGCGGATTTCCAGCAGGCCCGCAACGTGAGCCCGCAGTTGGCCGGATTCGATGCCTGTTTCTACTGCGCCGGCGCGCCACCGGTCGGCACCGCTGAGGATGAGTATCGGAAGGTGACGCTCGATGCCACTCTGGCTGTGGCTGCAGCGTGGGCGGAAGCGAATCCGGACGGCCGGTTCCTGTATGTCTCTGGCGCCCACGCCAATCCACACAGCCGGATCATGCCGCTGCGCATCAAGGGCGAGACCGAGGCCGCGCTGGCGCAGCTCGCGGTGCGCACCGTCATGCTGCGTCCAGCCGGGGTACGCCCGGTGGCGGGAACCGGCACCCGTCATGCGGCATTGAAGCCGCTGTACCGCTTCGGCGGCCCCTTGATGGCGGCGGCGGGCCGCGTCCTGCCTTCGCTGGTGACCAGCAACGAGGCCATTGGCCGCGCGATGATCGTGCTGGCGACGATGCCGGACCCGCCAGCAGTGCTGGAATGTGCGCAGATCAATCGA